The DNA segment TTTTGCAATTCATGATCCACTTCTGAATTCACAAAAAAAAATCCAAGTTTGTGAAATATTTTTGAACATGGACATTTTATTGAATTCACAAACAACTTTTGAATTTGTGCACATTTTTAGAAAAATTAAATGTTTTCTGAATTTATTAACATATTTTCCAatccatgaacaatttttgaaatacatgaacatttttcgcAAACTCGCGAACATTGTTTTGAAagtcatgaacatattttgaattcatggattttttttaaatcataaaCATGTGAATCTTTGACAAACTCATGTCATTAGCATGCCATCTTATTCATGTGATATGAAAAAATGACTGGAACTGGCAGTTGACATTGATTGTCAGGATGGATTAAAGATTAACAAATGAATTGAAGAAGGCAATACGTGCATGCAAGTATCAGTCGGTGCCGTCTATTCGTAAATACTAAAGCATTTTTTCTTGAATAACTCTATAATGCTATAACATTTTTGGGGGATACATTTATGGAAATGAGATAAAAAGGATTGCTGGATATTAATCTGACAATCTGACTTGAGATGTTTTTTTATTAGAATATTTAATTTAATTTATTTCAAAAAGTCCACAAACCATTAAGTTcctaacataaaaataataatttatttcataactacatttttttagaaaagaaggatgacccacggcctctgcatctgagcgatgcatacggccactttattaattattgtcagaagaccttacaaagccatacaacagcaagactaaagctaTCGTCTAAGCAACAAGTGTCGCTACACCTGTCCAATTGATGAAGGGGagcagatagtctgggcctaataccaaacagacatcgcagccaaacctaaacatttaaaacctgaggtcccaaccaagacgcctgccgggtatggggcacctaccagcccggcgcacttctcaaccaggacgccgggtatgaggccgccgcagccacctgccaccaatccatcttagagctgtactgttgcatgtaccgtgccaggtctctctgccaacgacgccaccacgacgcccgatagcatcgtcctcctgcgcgagtccatcctcccacagcaaACTCCGAATCTGCATTGCGCCACGCcatcaagatccgtcgccatcagtgtgtaggatgaaacaccgctccaccaaTGCCTCTTGTTGTTTCCACAAAAACACCCTGGGAATCATCTAGCTTCATATAGATTTTATACATATTTAGCATATACTCCccccgttccgaattacttgtcttggatttgtctagatacggatgtatctagactcattttagtgctagataccttcgtatctagacaaatccaagacaagtaattcggaacggagggagtatgtctcttTTTTTGCATCGAAAGCATGGTACAGTTTTATCTTATAATATGGTAAGACGTTCAGTACACCCTCCGTGCATTAGTTTTGACTTATGTACACCCTCCATGCAAAAGTGGTATATGAGCAACATTTCATTTCACCAACTAGCGATTATTTTAAACTACATGTTTCTTTACACAAAGTGGACGCCCATGCATGGTCTCTATCAGTAACATATGTGATATTCTTGGGTATATTATCCAAATACATATCTTAATATTTTCTAATTAGAGTATCTGGGATAGATTTTCGGATTTTAAGTTCTCATCTTATCTAACTAATTCTTAGAGAATTTATTGTATGATTAACGTGCATTGGACTCTTGATGCACCTTCCGAGTGTAGCTGTCGCACTATTTGACGCTTACTATATCAATTCGCGACTCGCCAGCTCATTTGGCAACCGGGGGCTGCACCGACTCGAACATAGCGAATGAAGAACTTTTCTTCCTGGTTTACTTGTAGTTTTTTTCTACTGGTTATCAGTCAGTTTTTTCCATTTGGTTTTCTAAAAAACACGAAAAAATTAGTTAATTTAAGAAACCAAACATCTTTATAAATGTGAATTCATTTGAAATTTAAGATTTCCTTTTTAAAACCATTAATTTATTTTAGAAAATTTCAATATTTTTAGAAAATCTTGTTTCTGAAAAaaggatttttttaaaaattataaaaatctCTGTGTTTctgaaaaacatgaacatttttcaagaaacatgaacatttttcttaaatgtggaaaaaataaaataaaaagaggaaaTAAGAAATAACAAAATATAATAATAAGAAAAActagaaataaaaaccaaaaaggaAACCAGTAAAAACCGGGGAGAATCATCTAGAAGCTTCCTAAGACAGGAAAAACTAACCCATAAACATTCTAAAATGGCAAACCAGCAAAACCCTGTTCGGTCGTAATAATCGACCTTTTCATCACTCTCACACTATCATCAAACCTAGGCCGGGAAAAGCAAAGAGGCATTGGCATTAGCGAGTCTAAATAGATGTAGGTAGGATTACCTTTAAGGACTTCAGTAACATATTTTCTGAAGTGGTATTGTACGAGGGTGCAGGGAGTAGTAGTAATAATAATGAAAACCAAGATTAAGATATTATTGAATAGCCTGCAAGCAGGACGGACTCATCCCCTTTACAAACAAGTAAAACCGTGCTCTGTATTCAGTTGCTGCCCTGCAACCAGCCTACATATATTGTACTCTCTGAACCTCAAATCAATACAAGTTCAGTTTATATCCTTCACTCAGTTTAACTTTAACAACGACACTTGATGTCAGTCTTGCCAGAGAAATTGTTCAGAAAAATAAGACAAGGGTGCCTGAATGGGGAGAAAGAAATGGTAACAAGCAACATTCAAGATTAAGATAAATTTGAAGTAGCGGGTTACAAGGACATTCATGCAGGCACATCGATTCATCCCTCGTAAAAAACAAGTCAGAACAGCATGTCCAACAAGAACTTGGACACACAATCTTCAAAGAGAACGATGAACCGATCTCATAGATGAGGCGAGACATGACAGTTAGATGATGATTGGTGAAGCAACACATGGCCACGTATGTACGCGTCTTCTTGTTAACATCAATATATTTAACAGTGATTATGTAGCAAGGATGTAGTAAACTGTTAAAAATACCATAAGTTGGCACATGAGAAAGAAAGACAATTATCTAGCTAAAAAATCTTAGAAACTTGTGAAGTGGACGAGGTGAAAGGAGCAGCAGCAACTTGATTCCATCTTGGTGATGGCAGTTATTGGAATTGTTGATGGGAATCATGGAGGCACCACCAACAAAAGCATCGAGAGAGAGCGTCCAACATCAGCCTGGGAACAATGTACACACAAGTGCAGTTAGTTAGCCAGCCCCAGTGATATCTCTCTCGCATTATCAGCAAAGCAAGACCAGTCAAGCAAATAATACTTTGATTGCAATGGCACTATGGCTTTAGCCAGGATTCATTTATTGTATATGCACTTTGCGCGAATTCTCTGATTGAAAAAAACGCTATCCATGGACGAAGAAAGATCAAGATAAACAGTTCATAGTAGTATAAGTAAGTACCTGCAGGCACGTAGGGTATGCATCCCTCGTGCAACAAATTAACAGGTAGTGAAAATGGCTGCCAACAAGAGCTCCTTGGACACATTTGGTGAGTCAACCGCTCAAGAAATGAAGTGATGAACATGCGTGAACTACCTGAGCACATGGTGCAACGGAATTAGGTAAGATAAAATAAAATCTAGCTTGGGAATCAATGTGTGATCTTGTCCGGGAGAGAGAACTAATACCTCAAGTTTAAGAAGAATAACAGAATAGAGTTGGTTTGTTGGGATGTGTCTTCGCTGTTCTCTCTGCAGCAGCCTTTGCAGCCTTATACATGTGGCCTGATGCTATTATACATGTGAGAATTAAGAGATTGGGAAGATTTTCAATTCCAAAATTAAAAACACCATCCTCAATATCTCTATCTAAGCGGAAGGCCATGGTAAGTTTGTCTAGCCTGGGCATGGATCCTACTTCAAACATGAGATGCAACGGGTAATAGTATGCATCAAAATAAAACTGCCTCAAGCATCGGAACCCGACGTCACCACTGATTCTGAGCTTACTGTGGTTGAACCTGAGCCCATAGTAACTAATTCTATGGAGTCCATCTGGTCCTCTTTTCAGAATAAGATCAACCAGAGCGGGTAAGGCTCCAAGGATGCAGATATCATCATGCCCGACTTCATTCAATTGAAGACATAACCGCTGAAGGTTGACGAGGGAGCCCACCCAATTCGGGACCCGTGAACCAACTGAAACATTGATCTTAAGTGATTGGAGGCTAAGCGGAGTAGAAGAGCACAAAAATTCCTGCATGAAGTTCCTCCCATCATTAATAGTTAGAGAACGGAGGTTCTGTCTGGATAGGGTTTGAACTGCAGAGGCTATAACTTTTATAACCTCCAAAGTTCTTATAGTATCATCATCATGGGAAGAATAAATACAAAGACTGATGACCAGCTCCCTCAGATTCTTTAGCTGCCCAAGTTCATGCAGCAAGTTGGATGTCTGCTTGAAGACTGTAACCCAATTGAACACCTCTAGTGCTTGCATCTTTGCAATTCCATCAGGAATTTTGACACAATCCGGCATGAGGAGACACACCAATTTTCCAAGATTGACAACAGTTGCTGGTAATTCCTTGACATTGGTGCGTCTTATGTCCAATACTTCTAAGCAACATAAATGACCAATTACTTCTGGAAGCTCTGTTATCTCTCTGTTTCTCAGTATCAGGCACCTTAGCTGAAACAACCTCCCTATATTTGAAAGATGATGGTTTTCCAATTTCATGCAACCTCCAAAGTCCAAAACACGTAAACGCCTGAACTCATCAAGAGAAGGGATTTCAAATGATTGAACAAACACATTGAGTGACCGAACATGAGACAACACTAGACATGTTGGTATTACAGACTTTCCTTGATCATCAACTTGGAGAGAGAGTCGGCGGACTTTCCTTTGTGTCCCGACAGTTAGACTAGGAACACCAACTAAACTAACAAAGTTCTCTTCGATGGACTTGGATATGATGAAATCAAGAATTGTGTCATGAACTCGACAACTCTTCACCTTGCCAAATCTGTTTGTGTGTGCAACCTGGATCAAATTTCTATTGATGAGCTCATTGAAATACCTCTCTCCTAACTCAAATGCCGTAtgtttgccatccttgtgaacaaACCCTTCTGCAATCCATCTCCATATCAGGTTTTTTGTCTGAATAATAGCATCTTCTGGAAATATACTCAAATACAAGAGACACGTTTTGAGATGAGGAGGAAGATCAAAGTAACTAAGTGATAATATCTTTATCATTCCTTCAATGGTAGGATTCCTTTCGAGCGCACGGCCAATTGATTTTTCCACTGCATTCCATGTATCCTCTGTTCTTTCTCTATTAGCCAACAAACCAGATATAGCAATGATTGCCAAAGGTAAGCCATCACACTTTCTCAACATTTGATAAGCAAGCCTCTCAAGATGTGAAGGACAGTCTTCGTTGGATTTGAATAGCCTTCTGTGAAATAGTTGTCTTGAAAGCACCATATTAAGTGGTCTTATACCATAAATGGCACCACTAAATGATGAACGACATGATTCTGCAACATCGTTTTTACGAGTAGTGGTGATAATGATACTGCCAAGACTAGTCATGGGGAATGCAAGCTTAATAATATCCCATGTGACCACATCCCATAtatcatcaacaacaacaaaataCCTACACATCAGTTTGTGGGTGATATTAGTGTAATGCATATATATAATGTACAACAAGATACAAAAATAATTACTTGTTCAATCTAGCAGTTTTGGAAGACTCATATGTTGTTCAATCTAGCAGTTTTGGAAGATACAAAAATAtatcatcaacaacaacaaaaaaattagtgtaatgcatatatatactgCAGATGGTCTTACCGACACACCCCTCACTTGTTGTTCAATCTAGCAGTTTTGGAAGACTCATATGTCTCAGGAGCTGGCCAATTAAAATGACTCTATTCAGTATGGTGGAGTGAGAATTGACAAATTTGACCCTTTTTCTAAAGTGCAGCCAACATGGACCTTCTCCAAAACTTTAACCACATAGCTTGGAGTAAGAAAACACTTGGTGTTCTTGTAAGGAAAATGAAGATTCCATGGTCACACAGAAGGCTATATATGGTGTTGATCTCTAGTAGCTCAACGCCAAGTTTGGCCTGAAGTTGACCGAAAGTTGCCAAGGCAGTCTGAACTTTTGAATGTCTAGACAATATGATATCCAGTTTTCCTAGAATATTCAGGGGAACTAGATTGAACTATTGGAATATTTACTCAAATTTTTAAAGTGTGGATTTTGTATCCAAATTTGAATAAGAAATTTCAACCTTCTAAAAAGGAATAAGTGAGCTAGCTCATCTCGAACCAAGCCCAACAATGAAACTTAAGTCAAGAATGAGTCGATCCACCCAtgtagtcaatgacatgtgggcccgtttGCCAGATTTCGCTTCAACAGCCTAATGTATATGATCATGAGTTTTTTTACTACCTGTCCATAAAGTCTGGGGCACATCAATTACAAACACTTAGTGTTGTGGAGTGCGTCTTGCTGTATCTTTTTGTTTTTGTTCAATTTTGGTAC comes from the Triticum aestivum cultivar Chinese Spring unplaced genomic scaffold, IWGSC CS RefSeq v2.1 scaffold62603, whole genome shotgun sequence genome and includes:
- the LOC123172723 gene encoding disease resistance protein RGA5-like, which translates into the protein MEAVLVSAATGALRSVLEKLATLLADKYKCYKGVHGEIQFLTDELAAMHAFLLKMSEEEEPDEQDKEWVNAVRELSYDMEDSIDDFMQGVGDNDNKPDGFLEKIKHSLRKLGKMKSRQQIGNEIQDLKKQIIEVGKRNQRYKTRHAVLGTINFSNTKNVVVDPRALAIFEHGSKLVGIDEPKAEIIKLLAEGESKQEQTKSLSIIGPGGMGKTTLANQVYRDLKAKFECRAFLSISRNLDIINILRTILSEVTSKGYPDTEAGSIQQLINKITDFLADKRYFVVVDDIWDVVTWDIIKLAFPMTSLGSIIITTTRKNDVAESCRSSFSGAIYGIRPLNMVLSRQLFHRRLFKSNEDCPSHLERLAYQMLRKCDGLPLAIIAISGLLANRERTEDTWNAVEKSIGRALERNPTIEGMIKILSLSYFDLPPHLKTCLLYLSIFPEDAIIQTKNLIWRWIAEGFVHKDGKHTAFELGERYFNELINRNLIQVAHTNRFGKVKSCRVHDTILDFIISKSIEENFVSLVGVPSLTVGTQRKVRRLSLQVDDQGKSVIPTCLVLSHVRSLNVFVQSFEIPSLDEFRRLRVLDFGGCMKLENHHLSNIGRLFQLRCLILRNREITELPEVIGHLCCLEVLDIRRTNVKELPATVVNLGKLVCLLMPDCVKIPDGIAKMQALEVFNWVTVFKQTSNLLHELGQLKNLRELVISLCIYSSHDDDTIRTLEVIKVIASAVQTLSRQNLRSLTINDGRNFMQEFLCSSTPLSLQSLKINVSVGSRVPNWVGSLVNLQRLCLQLNEVGHDDICILGALPALVDLILKRGPDGLHRISYYGLRFNHSKLRISGDVGFRCLRQFYFDAYYYPLHLMFEVGSMPRLDKLTMAFRLDRDIEDGVFNFGIENLPNLLILTCIIASGHMYKAAKAAAERTAKTHPNKPTLFCYSS